The following coding sequences lie in one Flagellimonas eckloniae genomic window:
- the rpsR gene encoding 30S ribosomal protein S18, with product MASIEQQAKSKKDGEIRYLTPLNIETNKQKKYCRFKKSGIKYIDYKDPDFLMKLVNEQGKLLPRRLTGTSLKYQRKVAQAVKRARHLALMPYVGDMLK from the coding sequence ATGGCATCAATAGAACAACAAGCAAAATCAAAAAAAGATGGGGAAATCAGGTATTTGACCCCATTGAACATTGAGACTAACAAACAAAAGAAGTATTGTAGATTTAAAAAATCTGGAATTAAGTATATAGATTACAAAGATCCAGATTTTCTAATGAAGTTGGTAAACGAACAAGGTAAATTGCTTCCTAGAAGACTTACCGGTACATCTTTAAAGTACCAAAGAAAGGTAGCACAAGCTGTTAAGCGTGCACGCCATCTAGCCTTAATGCCGTACGTTGGCGATATGTTGAAATAA
- the rplI gene encoding 50S ribosomal protein L9 → MELILREDIQDLGFKDDVVTVKNGYGRNYLIPKGLAALATPSAKKVLAENLKQRAHKEKKVVDEASKKAEALKQLEIRIPAKVGAGDKLFGSVNNIDLAVALSKAGHEIDRKFITIKGGTIKRVGPYDAQIRLHREVIVDFPFEVIAEAK, encoded by the coding sequence ATGGAACTTATTCTAAGAGAAGATATACAGGATTTGGGTTTTAAGGATGACGTCGTAACAGTGAAAAACGGTTATGGAAGAAATTACCTTATCCCCAAAGGATTGGCCGCTTTGGCTACACCATCTGCCAAAAAGGTTTTAGCAGAAAACCTAAAACAGAGAGCTCATAAAGAAAAGAAGGTTGTCGACGAAGCCAGTAAAAAGGCAGAGGCGTTAAAACAATTGGAAATCCGTATCCCGGCGAAAGTGGGTGCAGGTGATAAGCTTTTCGGTTCTGTAAATAATATTGATTTGGCCGTAGCTTTAAGCAAAGCAGGTCATGAAATAGACAGAAAGTTCATTACTATAAAAGGAGGAACAATAAAAAGAGTTGGGCCATATGATGCCCAAATCAGACTTCATAGAGAAGTAATTGTAGACTTCCCTTTTGAAGTGATTGCTGAGGCGAAATAA
- the rpsF gene encoding 30S ribosomal protein S6, with product MNHYETVFILNPVLSETQIEETVKKFEDFLIKNGGKMVSKENWGLKKLAYPIQHKKSGFYHLFEFTVPGEVISPYELEFRRDERIMRFLTVKLDKHAISWAERRRTKLKAKA from the coding sequence ATGAACCATTACGAAACTGTTTTCATTTTGAATCCCGTTCTGTCTGAAACACAGATAGAGGAAACAGTTAAGAAATTTGAAGATTTCTTAATTAAGAATGGTGGCAAAATGGTCTCCAAAGAAAATTGGGGACTAAAGAAATTGGCCTATCCCATTCAACACAAGAAAAGTGGTTTTTACCACTTATTTGAATTCACCGTTCCTGGTGAAGTAATTTCTCCTTATGAGCTGGAGTTTAGAAGAGATGAGCGTATCATGCGTTTTCTAACTGTTAAGTTGGACAAGCATGCCATTTCTTGGGCAGAAAGAAGAAGAACTAAATTAAAAGCTAAGGCATAG
- a CDS encoding NUDIX hydrolase yields the protein MDELVDILDENGNFTGQTCLKSEAHQTGLFHPTVHVWFYTTDGKMLFQKRGKDKKTFPLLWDVSVAGHIGASEPIVEAAIREVEEEIGLKVSASDLDKIGIFKSMQKHSESLIDNEFHHTFLCRLSAPLQDLVKQESEVDDLNLFTIEDFKSKLNQNEFDRFVPHKSSYYKQIIAEVEQRL from the coding sequence ATGGATGAACTTGTAGACATTCTAGATGAAAACGGGAATTTTACAGGACAGACCTGCCTAAAATCTGAAGCGCATCAAACTGGGCTGTTTCATCCAACGGTCCATGTTTGGTTTTATACAACGGATGGAAAAATGCTGTTCCAGAAACGGGGAAAGGATAAAAAAACTTTTCCGCTGCTTTGGGATGTTTCCGTTGCTGGACATATCGGCGCCAGTGAGCCTATTGTAGAGGCTGCCATTCGCGAAGTAGAAGAAGAAATCGGGTTAAAGGTCTCAGCTTCTGATTTGGATAAAATCGGAATTTTTAAGTCGATGCAAAAGCATTCGGAAAGCCTTATAGACAACGAGTTCCATCATACCTTTTTATGTAGACTGAGTGCACCTCTGCAAGATTTGGTCAAACAAGAAAGTGAAGTAGACGATTTGAATTTATTTACTATTGAAGATTTCAAATCAAAATTAAACCAAAACGAATTTGATAGGTTTGTTCCCCACAAATCAAGTTACTACAAACAGATTATTGCCGAAGTGGAGCAACGGTTATAG
- a CDS encoding DUF6095 family protein, translating into MRTDKELLVKGLKFIGYTVAFMFLAPFVLSQAFKNQEHPAYIPVLIIGLVLAVAAIGLGFYSIKIFMDALFGKKSKN; encoded by the coding sequence ATGCGAACAGACAAGGAACTTTTGGTAAAAGGGCTTAAATTTATAGGGTATACGGTGGCATTTATGTTTTTGGCACCTTTTGTACTATCGCAAGCTTTCAAAAATCAAGAACACCCAGCGTACATTCCAGTTTTAATTATTGGGTTAGTATTGGCCGTAGCTGCAATTGGCCTGGGGTTTTATAGCATTAAAATTTTTATGGACGCACTTTTCGGAAAGAAATCGAAAAACTAA
- a CDS encoding DUF6495 family protein gives MKYARLTQQQLEELQPEFINFLATQSITAEEWGTLKKEKPEVSEEELDVFSDLIWEGVLSKVEYLENVSELQMHLFHLTDKEMKLLSVKVMNPEIDLRTTVGFNWFKRNFQSDFVEYLTASKAYSEDKNLDKFNLIKQGATITKGDLYKWFDQIIE, from the coding sequence ATGAAATATGCACGATTGACACAACAGCAATTAGAGGAATTGCAACCTGAATTCATCAATTTTTTGGCAACACAGTCCATTACGGCAGAGGAATGGGGAACCCTTAAAAAGGAAAAGCCAGAAGTTTCCGAAGAAGAATTGGATGTATTTAGTGATTTAATTTGGGAAGGTGTATTATCTAAAGTGGAATATCTGGAAAATGTTTCAGAATTGCAGATGCATTTATTTCACCTAACGGATAAGGAGATGAAGCTACTTTCCGTAAAAGTGATGAATCCAGAAATAGACCTGCGTACCACAGTTGGGTTTAATTGGTTCAAACGCAATTTTCAATCGGATTTTGTGGAGTATCTAACCGCTTCCAAAGCGTACTCTGAAGATAAAAATTTGGATAAGTTTAATCTAATCAAGCAAGGAGCCACAATTACCAAAGGGGATTTATACAAATGGTTTGACCAGATTATCGAATAA
- a CDS encoding M42 family metallopeptidase: MASSKIINAKSLKFFEKYLNNASPTGYEWEGQKIWMDYLKPYVDDFITDTYGTAVGVINPNAKYKVVIEGHSDEISWYVNYITDNGLIYVIRNGGSDHQIAPSKWVNIHTKKGIVKGIFGWPAIHTRNRGKEEPPKLDNICIDIGAKDKEEVGKMGVHVGCVITYPDEFQVLNKNKFVCRAIDNRAGGFMIAEVARLLHENKNELPFGLYITNSVQEEIGLRGAEMITQTIKPDVAIVTDVCHDTTTPMIDKKKEGETAIGSGPVISYAPAVQNKLRERIIETAEAKKIPFQRLASSRYTGTDTDAFAYSNGGVASALISLPLRYMHTTVETVHKDDVENVIRLIYETLLTIKEGETFSYFD, translated from the coding sequence ATGGCAAGTTCAAAAATCATTAACGCTAAATCTCTTAAGTTCTTCGAAAAATATCTAAATAATGCCTCCCCTACTGGTTATGAATGGGAAGGGCAAAAAATTTGGATGGATTATTTGAAACCTTATGTGGATGATTTTATTACCGATACGTACGGTACAGCAGTTGGGGTCATAAACCCCAATGCCAAATACAAAGTTGTTATTGAAGGCCATTCAGATGAAATCTCGTGGTATGTTAACTACATCACGGACAACGGATTGATTTATGTTATTAGAAATGGAGGAAGCGATCACCAGATAGCACCTTCCAAATGGGTAAACATCCATACCAAAAAAGGCATTGTAAAAGGTATTTTTGGTTGGCCAGCAATTCATACCAGAAATAGAGGGAAGGAAGAACCGCCAAAGCTTGATAATATTTGTATTGATATTGGTGCGAAGGACAAGGAAGAAGTTGGTAAAATGGGGGTCCACGTGGGCTGCGTTATCACCTATCCAGATGAATTTCAAGTTTTAAATAAAAATAAATTTGTTTGTCGGGCCATAGATAATCGTGCAGGAGGTTTTATGATTGCTGAAGTTGCACGTTTATTGCATGAAAATAAAAATGAATTGCCGTTTGGGCTTTACATTACCAACTCCGTACAAGAGGAAATTGGATTGCGTGGTGCCGAAATGATCACCCAAACCATAAAACCAGATGTTGCCATAGTGACCGATGTCTGCCATGACACCACTACCCCCATGATCGATAAAAAGAAAGAAGGAGAAACAGCGATTGGTTCAGGTCCGGTGATTTCCTATGCGCCAGCCGTACAGAACAAGCTTAGGGAACGAATCATTGAAACCGCAGAGGCCAAAAAGATTCCTTTTCAACGTCTGGCTTCATCTCGTTACACGGGAACGGATACAGACGCTTTTGCATATAGTAATGGTGGTGTAGCCTCTGCTTTAATTTCACTTCCACTTAGATATATGCACACTACTGTTGAGACTGTGCATAAAGACGATGTTGAAAATGTGATTCGATTAATATATGAAACGCTGTTGACCATAAAAGAGGGCGAGACATTTAGTTATTTTGATTAA
- the hisS gene encoding histidine--tRNA ligase yields the protein MAQKPSIPKGTRDFSPTEVARRNYIIQIIKKHFEVYGFQPIETPSFENSETLLGKYGDEGDRLIFKILNSGDFISKVDDVTYSSKKSNSLLPKISEKALRYDLTVPFARYVVMHQNEIDFPFKRYQIQPVWRADRPQKGRFREFYQCDADVVGSNSLLQEVELIQLYDAVFTELKLAGSTIKLNNRKILSGIAEVIGAKHLLIDFTVALDKLDKIGEEKVKEEMLDKGISEIAIEKASPLFAMNGDAAEQLAQLKSLLADSEVGMAGISELDEIIRTVKELGLKSASLQLDVTLARGLNYYTGAIFEVSAPEGVSMGSIGGGGRYDDLTGIFGLKDVSGIGISFGLDRIYLVLEELGLFPERLDKSIDVLCINFGEKESLASLKLVGKLRENGIKAEVYPSAAKMQKQMKYANNRKVPYVVLIGERELLNQEFVVKTMATGEQETYSLKNHGNFIDTL from the coding sequence ATGGCACAGAAACCATCCATACCCAAAGGAACCCGAGATTTTTCACCAACAGAGGTTGCTAGGCGCAATTATATTATCCAGATTATAAAAAAACATTTTGAGGTGTATGGCTTTCAACCCATTGAGACACCATCGTTTGAAAATTCGGAAACCCTATTGGGTAAATATGGGGATGAAGGTGACCGCTTGATTTTTAAAATACTCAACTCAGGAGATTTTATATCAAAAGTGGATGATGTTACCTATAGTTCAAAGAAGTCTAATTCGCTTTTACCAAAAATTTCTGAAAAAGCCCTCCGATATGATCTTACTGTACCCTTTGCGCGCTATGTAGTAATGCACCAGAATGAAATTGACTTTCCCTTTAAACGTTATCAAATCCAGCCTGTTTGGCGAGCAGATAGACCCCAAAAAGGACGCTTTAGGGAATTCTATCAATGTGATGCCGATGTTGTGGGCTCCAATTCCCTGTTACAGGAAGTGGAACTGATACAACTATATGATGCAGTTTTTACTGAGTTGAAACTTGCCGGAAGTACCATCAAACTAAACAATAGAAAAATATTATCCGGTATTGCAGAAGTCATAGGAGCAAAGCACTTATTGATAGACTTTACCGTTGCCTTGGATAAATTGGACAAGATTGGTGAGGAAAAAGTAAAAGAAGAAATGCTAGATAAAGGTATTTCTGAAATTGCCATTGAAAAAGCGTCGCCTTTATTCGCAATGAATGGGGATGCAGCAGAACAATTGGCTCAGTTAAAAAGTTTATTGGCAGATTCAGAAGTGGGTATGGCTGGAATAAGCGAACTTGATGAAATCATAAGAACCGTAAAAGAACTTGGATTGAAATCAGCAAGTTTGCAATTAGATGTCACCCTTGCTCGCGGACTTAACTATTATACCGGAGCAATTTTTGAAGTAAGCGCACCGGAAGGAGTGAGCATGGGGTCTATAGGTGGTGGTGGTCGTTATGATGATTTGACGGGTATTTTTGGGCTTAAAGACGTTAGCGGAATCGGTATTTCTTTTGGATTGGATAGAATTTACCTGGTTTTGGAGGAACTTGGCCTTTTTCCAGAACGTTTGGATAAATCCATAGATGTTTTGTGCATCAACTTTGGGGAAAAAGAAAGTTTGGCATCTTTAAAATTGGTTGGGAAGCTTAGGGAAAATGGCATTAAAGCTGAAGTTTACCCATCGGCTGCCAAAATGCAGAAACAGATGAAATATGCCAATAACCGCAAAGTACCCTATGTTGTGTTGATTGGTGAGCGTGAGCTTTTAAACCAAGAATTTGTGGTAAAGACCATGGCCACTGGGGAGCAGGAAACCTATTCACTGAAAAATCATGGAAACTTTATTGATACACTATAA
- a CDS encoding GntP family permease encodes MEILILAGVVLFIIFATVKFKMHPIFSLTLAALTTGFLLGLSPKDIMTTIGDGFGKTLSGIGLVIAFGTVIGIYLEKTGSTKVLANTVLKFVGLKRSPLAMNLAGYIISIPVFCDSGFIILSSLNKAISKKTGIPVLVFAISLATGLYAAHVFVPPTPGPLAAAAILGADLGMVLVLGLAVSIPVSLAGYFWASFIGKSLKQDSKEEIKVSEIKDETHSIKPIQAFLPLLAPICLIAMKSVVNYPTFPLGKEILFEVFDFLGNPIIALLIGVFFAFFLSRKIAKEQKEGWVTEAFKQAGLIVLITGAGGAFGAILRTIDIASIIDLESSSGIGGLLISFTIAMVLKTAQGSSTVAIITTSAIIAPLLETFGLFSISDKALAVLAIGAGAMTVSHINDSYFWVVSQFSNMNVKTALKGHTLGTLVQGTVGILMILLLYQFL; translated from the coding sequence ATGGAAATACTGATATTGGCAGGAGTTGTCCTGTTCATCATTTTTGCAACGGTGAAGTTTAAAATGCACCCAATTTTTTCATTGACCCTTGCGGCCCTGACTACAGGATTTTTGCTTGGACTTTCTCCAAAGGATATTATGACAACGATTGGTGATGGATTTGGAAAAACACTTTCAGGAATAGGTTTGGTTATTGCTTTTGGGACCGTTATTGGGATTTATTTGGAAAAAACAGGAAGCACCAAGGTCTTGGCAAATACAGTACTGAAGTTTGTTGGACTGAAACGTTCTCCTTTGGCCATGAATTTGGCCGGATATATCATTTCCATACCTGTTTTTTGTGATTCGGGATTTATAATTCTTTCGTCTTTAAACAAAGCCATTAGCAAAAAGACTGGTATTCCAGTTTTGGTTTTTGCCATTTCATTGGCCACTGGTCTTTATGCGGCACATGTATTCGTTCCACCAACACCAGGTCCTTTGGCTGCAGCAGCAATTTTAGGAGCTGATTTAGGGATGGTATTGGTATTGGGTTTGGCGGTTTCCATTCCGGTATCTTTAGCTGGTTATTTTTGGGCAAGTTTTATCGGAAAATCCTTAAAACAAGACAGTAAAGAAGAAATCAAAGTATCAGAGATTAAAGATGAGACGCATAGTATTAAACCAATTCAAGCTTTTTTACCACTTTTGGCTCCCATTTGTTTAATTGCGATGAAGTCCGTGGTCAATTACCCCACATTTCCTTTAGGAAAGGAGATTTTATTCGAAGTCTTTGATTTTTTAGGAAATCCTATCATTGCGTTGTTGATAGGAGTATTTTTTGCTTTCTTTTTAAGTAGAAAAATAGCTAAAGAACAGAAGGAAGGGTGGGTAACGGAAGCCTTTAAGCAGGCAGGGTTGATAGTTTTGATTACAGGTGCAGGTGGTGCCTTTGGGGCAATTCTTCGTACCATTGATATCGCATCGATAATCGACCTTGAATCCAGTTCGGGTATTGGAGGTCTTTTAATTTCATTTACCATTGCAATGGTATTAAAAACGGCTCAGGGTTCTTCCACTGTGGCAATAATAACCACATCTGCAATAATTGCTCCTTTGCTGGAAACGTTTGGATTATTTTCAATTTCTGACAAAGCCCTTGCGGTTCTTGCTATTGGGGCAGGTGCAATGACCGTTTCCCATATAAATGACAGCTATTTTTGGGTGGTATCCCAGTTTTCGAACATGAATGTAAAAACAGCTTTAAAAGGACATACGTTGGGTACTCTAGTACAGGGAACCGTTGGAATTTTGATGATTTTGCTTTTATATCAATTCCTTTAA
- a CDS encoding TonB-dependent receptor — MKKILSLGILFFIVFTSAFSQVTTSNIRGTVVDDQQVPLLGANIVAVHTPTGTRYGAITNEEGRFNLLNLRVGGPYEVTISYVGFKSSVRNDVFLSLGKTFNYNTELVSDSQVLDEVIVVSDQTGTFGSDRTGAETSVGRRELTRLPTISRSTNDFTRLEPTASAGSFGGRNDQFNNFSLDGAIFNNPFGLDAAQPGGQTNATPISIDAIDQIQVSTAPYDVTQSGFTGASVNAVTKSGTNDFYATVYGFFRNDDLTGGKINGDDVFKTGLEQKQYGFSVGGPIVKNKLFFFVNFEKDDLTSLGTDGFVPNTGTGAANESRVTQSDFDLVDGLLRQVVIGQDESGNDIFYDPGRITGFNFDQESTKGILKLDWNINDNNRLAVIYNFLDASKGKPANRNAIQFRGPDLATLQFENAGYEINNRIQSVQIELNSTLSNDATNKLQIGYTHFDDFRNPFSTPAPSITILDAAGTSNYIIAGHEPFSINNELDQKVFQVTDNLNFFKGDHTYTIGFSFEKFQFDNSFNLGVYGAQGVFFPTSTITDFPTFASSGQLQAAFDSAIAANASLNAAGDGVSGGWALAETNVGQLSFYAQDQWDITDNFKLTYGIRFDRPLFFDTSEKAQDVIDRNCCYNPTVEYTDPSNGETVFFDSTQMPSNDWLIAPRFGFNWDVNGDASLQLRGGSGVFTGRFPFVWLGNQVANPNFFFYTVVDPDFKFPQVWRTNIGADKRFENGIVATLDVSYTKDINGIHVQNWGLDAPSSTLNTSFDQRVFYTDADKSPNSAYVFTNSDENGRIWNVAGKVQKTWDNGLYAQLGYSFLDAKSVNSIDAEITSDAYNGNAIVGNSNTAVLSNARYGDKHRIIGVLSKSFKTGTTISTFFEYARGGRYNYVYGGNINGDDIAGNGDGFQNDLLYIPTASEIAQMNFSGAGQAEAFEAFIQQDDYLRDNRGEYADRYAGLAPWRSSWDVKILQDIKLNDKNKFQLSLDILNLGNLINSNWGVVEIPTFNQLLGVTVDDTNTPTYTFDPNLTSTFAANTAEVSRWRAQVGVRYIFN, encoded by the coding sequence ATGAAGAAAATTCTATCCCTTGGAATACTATTTTTCATAGTATTTACCTCAGCTTTTTCCCAAGTTACTACATCAAACATCAGAGGAACTGTTGTTGATGATCAACAAGTCCCACTTTTAGGAGCAAATATTGTTGCTGTTCACACGCCTACAGGTACACGTTACGGAGCCATTACTAATGAAGAAGGAAGGTTCAACCTACTCAACCTAAGGGTTGGGGGACCGTACGAGGTTACCATTTCTTATGTTGGATTTAAAAGTAGTGTTAGAAATGATGTGTTTCTTTCATTGGGTAAAACATTTAACTACAATACAGAATTGGTGTCAGATAGTCAAGTCTTGGATGAAGTAATAGTTGTCTCAGATCAGACCGGGACTTTTGGAAGTGACAGAACTGGTGCAGAAACCAGTGTAGGGCGACGAGAACTTACTCGATTACCTACCATTTCAAGGTCTACAAACGACTTTACACGTTTAGAGCCAACGGCAAGTGCCGGTTCTTTTGGAGGTCGTAATGATCAGTTCAACAATTTTTCCTTAGATGGAGCCATCTTTAACAATCCTTTTGGGCTTGATGCTGCACAGCCGGGCGGACAGACAAATGCAACACCTATTTCTATAGATGCAATTGATCAAATACAGGTGAGCACAGCTCCTTATGATGTAACGCAATCTGGATTTACCGGAGCTTCCGTAAATGCAGTTACCAAGAGTGGTACCAATGATTTTTATGCTACAGTGTATGGTTTCTTTAGAAATGATGATTTAACTGGGGGCAAAATAAATGGTGATGACGTTTTTAAAACAGGTTTGGAACAAAAACAATATGGATTTAGTGTTGGCGGACCAATTGTTAAAAACAAACTGTTCTTTTTTGTGAACTTTGAAAAAGATGACCTAACCTCATTGGGAACTGATGGTTTTGTGCCCAACACAGGTACGGGAGCAGCCAATGAATCAAGAGTTACACAATCAGATTTTGATTTGGTTGATGGTCTCCTAAGACAGGTTGTAATAGGCCAAGATGAATCTGGGAATGATATTTTTTATGACCCGGGAAGAATTACCGGATTCAACTTCGACCAAGAATCTACAAAAGGTATTTTAAAGCTGGATTGGAATATTAATGACAATAACCGTCTTGCAGTTATCTATAATTTCCTGGATGCCTCAAAAGGAAAACCTGCTAATAGGAATGCTATTCAGTTTAGGGGACCAGATTTGGCCACTTTACAATTTGAAAATGCAGGGTATGAGATAAACAATAGAATTCAATCCGTACAAATAGAATTAAACTCTACCCTATCCAATGACGCCACAAATAAGCTCCAAATAGGATACACCCATTTTGATGACTTTAGAAATCCATTTTCTACACCTGCTCCAAGTATCACAATTCTTGATGCAGCCGGTACTTCCAATTATATTATTGCGGGGCACGAACCTTTCTCTATAAATAATGAGTTGGATCAAAAAGTATTTCAAGTCACTGATAATTTAAACTTCTTTAAAGGTGACCATACCTATACTATTGGTTTTTCTTTTGAAAAATTTCAATTTGACAACTCTTTTAACTTGGGAGTTTATGGAGCACAGGGGGTATTTTTTCCAACTTCGACAATCACAGATTTCCCAACTTTTGCAAGTTCAGGACAATTGCAAGCAGCATTTGATTCAGCAATTGCTGCAAATGCAAGCCTTAATGCAGCGGGAGATGGGGTTTCTGGTGGATGGGCCTTGGCAGAAACGAATGTGGGCCAACTGTCATTTTACGCCCAAGACCAATGGGACATTACTGATAATTTTAAGCTGACCTATGGAATTCGTTTTGATAGACCCTTGTTTTTTGATACGTCCGAAAAAGCGCAAGATGTTATAGATCGCAATTGTTGCTATAATCCAACTGTAGAATATACAGACCCTTCAAATGGGGAAACTGTGTTTTTTGACTCAACCCAAATGCCTTCGAATGATTGGTTGATTGCCCCAAGATTTGGTTTTAATTGGGACGTTAATGGAGATGCTTCCTTACAACTAAGAGGTGGTTCAGGTGTGTTTACAGGTCGTTTTCCATTTGTTTGGTTAGGGAATCAAGTAGCAAATCCAAATTTCTTTTTCTATACCGTTGTTGATCCAGACTTCAAGTTTCCTCAAGTGTGGAGAACCAATATTGGAGCCGACAAGCGTTTTGAAAACGGTATTGTAGCAACGTTAGATGTATCGTATACAAAGGACATCAATGGTATTCATGTCCAAAATTGGGGATTGGATGCGCCATCGAGCACACTGAATACTTCTTTTGACCAAAGGGTATTTTATACAGATGCAGATAAATCGCCTAACTCTGCCTATGTATTTACAAATTCAGATGAAAATGGACGTATTTGGAATGTTGCTGGGAAAGTCCAAAAAACATGGGATAATGGACTCTATGCCCAATTGGGATATAGTTTTCTGGATGCGAAGAGTGTAAATTCAATAGACGCGGAAATTACCAGTGATGCATACAATGGTAATGCAATAGTGGGCAACTCAAATACGGCTGTATTGTCCAATGCCAGATATGGTGACAAGCATAGAATCATTGGAGTTCTGTCAAAGTCATTCAAGACCGGGACCACAATATCCACGTTCTTTGAATATGCAAGAGGAGGTCGGTACAATTATGTTTATGGAGGAAACATAAATGGTGATGATATTGCAGGAAACGGAGATGGGTTCCAAAATGATTTGCTTTACATTCCTACGGCTTCAGAAATTGCCCAAATGAATTTTAGTGGAGCCGGACAGGCCGAAGCTTTTGAGGCATTTATACAGCAAGACGACTATTTAAGGGACAATCGCGGTGAATATGCAGATCGATATGCTGGTTTGGCACCCTGGAGAAGCAGTTGGGATGTGAAAATTTTACAGGACATTAAATTAAATGATAAGAATAAGTTCCAATTAAGTTTGGATATTTTGAACCTAGGTAACCTTATCAATTCAAATTGGGGTGTTGTTGAAATTCCAACCTTCAATCAACTATTGGGAGTTACAGTAGATGACACAAATACGCCAACATATACCTTTGATCCAAATTTGACCAGTACTTTTGCCGCAAACACAGCTGAAGTATCTAGATGGAGGGCACAAGTGGGGGTAAGGTATATTTTCAATTAA
- a CDS encoding DUF4294 domain-containing protein, producing the protein MLRRSLVIIFFAIFTFGFSQEITKDSVADYYVRFEGDSILQSSIELDEVYIFGKLEFADRKEKLRYYILRRKTLKVYPYAKLAAERLVELNDSLAKIKKKRHKKKYTKEVQKYIEGEFSDKLKKLTRTEGQILIKLIYRQTGITAFNLVKELRSGWRAFWYNTTAKAFKISIKEEFHPEAIHEDYLIEDILQRAFASNRLERQESVLDYDYAQLNNKWKNDPNGKN; encoded by the coding sequence ATGCTTCGCCGCAGTTTAGTTATTATCTTCTTCGCAATTTTCACTTTTGGGTTTTCTCAGGAAATCACCAAAGATTCTGTTGCGGATTATTATGTTAGGTTCGAAGGGGATTCCATTTTACAGAGCTCCATTGAACTTGATGAAGTCTATATTTTTGGAAAATTGGAGTTTGCCGATAGAAAGGAAAAGCTCAGATATTATATTCTCCGAAGAAAAACATTGAAAGTATATCCTTATGCAAAACTTGCAGCAGAACGTTTGGTGGAATTGAATGATAGTTTGGCCAAAATCAAAAAGAAAAGGCACAAAAAAAAATATACCAAAGAAGTTCAGAAATATATTGAAGGTGAGTTTTCCGATAAACTTAAAAAACTGACACGTACGGAAGGACAGATTTTAATCAAGTTGATTTATCGTCAAACAGGTATAACAGCGTTCAATTTGGTGAAGGAGTTACGAAGTGGTTGGCGAGCATTTTGGTACAATACTACGGCCAAGGCATTTAAAATCAGCATAAAAGAAGAATTTCATCCTGAAGCAATACATGAAGACTATTTGATTGAGGATATTTTACAACGAGCATTTGCGTCCAATAGGCTAGAGCGGCAAGAATCTGTTTTGGACTACGACTATGCCCAGCTTAACAATAAATGGAAGAATGACCCCAATGGGAAAAATTAG